DNA from Candidatus Eisenbacteria bacterium:
CACCAGCAGGATGCACGCGACAGCCAGGCCAACAGCCAGGCTGGCGCGGAGCTTCGGTGTGAATGTCATTGGGAGCCTCCTTGAAGGGTCGATGGTGGTCCGAGGATGGTGTCTCGCAGGGCCCGTGGATGCGCTGCCCCGAGCTTCGCCATTTCCCTCGCGTGGCGGCCCGTATCCGGTTCCTTCCTGCTCACCGGGACCTTCATCCAGAGCGCATCCTTACATGCCCGTGCAAGAATGTCAAGACTTTCCCGCCTGCGCGGGCCGTGGCCCGACCGACCGCCCTGCCGCCGTCCCTCCACCACTCCAGGTCACGTGATTGCCGTGCGTTGAGCGGGTCATGGCCGCCCACCCGGGCGGGAACCCGGCCCATTCGGGGAGGATGCAACCTTTCGTGCCCGGCACCCGTCTATACTGACCAGAATGTCATTCTGGTCACTTACCGGGGGGGCCGATGTCCCGAACGCCCGACGCGACCATGCGCTCGCGGATCCTCGATGCCGCCGACCGACTCCTGGTCCGCAGCGGCTTCCGCCGCATGACGGTCGAGGATATCGCCTCGGAGGCCGGGATCGGCAAGGGCTCCGTATACCTTCACTTTGAGAGCAAGCAGGATGTCGCGCTCTCGTGCATCGACCGCATGGCCACCCGCATCCTGGGGCTCCTGAAATCGATCGCCGCGCGACCCCTGCCGGCGGCCGCGCGCCTGCGCGCCATGCTTTGCGCCCGCGTCCTGGAGCGTTTCGACTACGCGAGCCGGCACGCGCACAGCATCGACGAGAAGCTGGCGGTGATGCGACAGGCGATGCTCGAACGCCGCGCAGGACACTTCGAACGCGAATCGGCCGTGCTCGACCGGGTCGTGGAGGAGGGCCGCCGCTCCGGCGAATTCACATCCGCGCCGAGGCGCCCGGGCCGCACGCTCGTCACCGCCACCAACGCCCTGCTCCCCTACAGCCTGAGCGCCCGCGAACTCGGGGAGCGCGCCGGCCTGGCCCGGCGCACCGAGGAAGTCGTCGGGCTCCTGCTCGCCGGCCTGGAACCGAAGTCCCGTCCCGCG
Protein-coding regions in this window:
- a CDS encoding TetR/AcrR family transcriptional regulator, whose product is MSRTPDATMRSRILDAADRLLVRSGFRRMTVEDIASEAGIGKGSVYLHFESKQDVALSCIDRMATRILGLLKSIAARPLPAAARLRAMLCARVLERFDYASRHAHSIDEKLAVMRQAMLERRAGHFERESAVLDRVVEEGRRSGEFTSAPRRPGRTLVTATNALLPYSLSARELGERAGLARRTEEVVGLLLAGLEPKSRPAKPRKRRIP